The Papilio machaon chromosome 15, ilPapMach1.1, whole genome shotgun sequence region CTTCAGGTACAGGTGGGTCCACTTCATCTAGCTCTTTTTCAAGTGGTGACTTGAGTTTTAACTTAGACAAAAACTCATGTGTTGGTTGAAGTTTTGAACTAACATGCTTTAATGGAAAAGACACAAAATTTACAGTACGATTCCGTGCAACGACCGGATCCCATCGTCCAATTTTATGCTTCGTTTGTTCGTAGCCAGTGCTTCTTTTTATACGTTCTGCCTCCGGTTTCTCTATTGGCTTTGGAAGAATTTTAGAAGAGTTTTGACTTTCGGTCAGCCTTTTGCTTATTTTTACATGATGTGCTGTGTCTTCCAATACTTTCACcacattttttaagttaagttTATTTGATCTTTTGATTAAATTGAACTCGGAATTAGTATTCGTTGGTTCGTTGCGTGTAGGTTCAGTTATATGCTGAGTTTTGTCTAGTTTGGAAACTGCATTAAGTAAGCGATCGTGTTCAGACGACACAAATTCTCCATCTTCTATTTCTTCCATTATTACTTAGTTTGGTTTTTCAAAACGAACACATGCACCCATAAATAATCCAAATGTTAATTACTAACCTATTTGTGAGAACGACCTAACATACTTGGAAGTGACAGtgacatttcaatttaacgagttacaatttttaattgacaaatAGTTAATACCAGTTCCCACttataaaaactactaaataaaataaattaacttatttcaaatcttagtttcaaataaagtctaagtattagaaaaaatatttattattttttagataattttaaatataaacaaaactatttaatccagataagaattttgtttcaaattttgtTGGGTACAGCACAGCTAGTTACAAAAAATGCCATGCCGagcagaattattttattcttgtaaagctgttagtttattaaatCGGAACGTTTATAATGTTAGGGTTTTATAAGCTTAAAAGATtaggcttaattttttacggccggccacCTCTTatcaaccctacttgggaaataaaactaaattttttatgaccctaatattttggtattttgataatataagCCCCTAAATTTGAAGAGGGACGAATACGAAATATGACTCCTTCCTACATGGTAGGCatggtacaaaaaaaaatatttaatgaaaatgttcaacttctttaaaattaatataatttcacttATTGCTAGATCACAAGGtgttaatacaaattgaaaaaccAATTATTCGGaccacaatttattttttatcaacatgGCAGAGAAAATATAAGAATAACATAAGCGTaagctttataaatttattaaaatttaggaAGCGTTTGACGATTCAGACGACAACAATGCATTTTCTTGATGATGATTCATTTGGCGCAAATGTTTGAAATGTTGGCgatttctatataattttgcCTCGTCAGtacattttgttgtaataCAGCTTCTGAAAATGAAAtggatttttaaaagattccaataattacatttaataaccaTGATTTTAACGAGTTATTGGACAATATTATTCGATGAGGAGTCAATTTTTTcccaacaaaaatttaaatgataaattattttattcattcttAACGACgatatttatgtaacataaCCGTATTGAAATGTTGTTCCTTTACCTTACTAGTCTTTTATCAACACCGCATCTTAAAGAAACAGTGTCAACTATGTCGTCAACTAATTTTGGATCGAGACGTTTCTTAGGAGGTTTATTTGCGAAAGCTGGCGATTGTTTTCCTGAAAGCGAATGGGTCGCTAATACTCTGAAACACATCAATCATATatgaaatactagcttttacccgcgactccgtccgcgcggtataaaaaatagaaaacgggtaaaaattatcctatgtccttttcctggttctaagctacctgcccaccaattttcagtcaaatcgattcagccgttcttgagttataaatagtataactaacacgactttcttttatatatatagataattagacagaaaagtatattattatatctagttgaaataatttatgtacagTTTTTCGATTCAAAACGAAACaaatattaagaatataattagcgattagtaaattataaaaaagggcTTGAATATtagtgtaaaaattttactacgTCTTGAACATCATCACCTGCGAGGAAATACAGCTTGTAACAATTGTCTCGTAACGCTCGTATATGAACTCCAATCCAGATCTTCAAGTAGTTTGTGTGGCACCAAAACACTACCATTTCCTATCGGAAcctaaaaaatgttatataatacttttgtacaaaatgttattagtattattaatgtctaatattataaatataatattagtagtaaataatattagttaaataagataatatatatttatataaatgcgattgtttggatggatggatgtttttttaaaggtttctgCAGggcggctcaacggatttcgatgaaatttgacatagatgtagaacatagtctggaagaatacataggctataaattactttttttttaaattcgcgCGGACGGCAGCTAGTATTACATACACTTGAAAACAAACAACTATCTTGTCTGTCAGGCAtaaatagaacatagtttacCATGTCTGTATTGTTTGGGACAGGTTCGCCATTATTTGTAGTATGGGCGGAAGCGCGCCTCACGCGAATTCCCACGGCTTCCGAAGGATCCGCTTCACGAATAGTTGTGTTCATATTCTGGCTTAGCCattcttcttttaaattagaacATTCATTGGCAACTGATTGATTATTCGATAAAGTTCTCTCCCAGTCAGATGTCTCTGACATCATTGATACGGCATCGTTTAAAGGAAGATTAGATATCAACGTCGTGAATTGCTTGTACAGTCTATGAACTACCACTTCTACATCTTCGATCGCTGATAAAGTAGGTAATTTCTCGTTGAGTTCTGTTTGTGTACTTTTATCGCAATTTTCTTTGATCTTAATCTTTTTTCCTAGAACTGGTTCCGCTAGTGGTGTACTGGTAAGTGGCAATGGGTTGTTTTTGTTGTGATGGAATGTTAGATTCTTGTATAACGCAAGAGATGACTCCGCGACGTTACTGTATTgatgattttgtttatttgtcgATCCGTTAAAACTGTGGACGTTCGActgaaattatataacaattatgttattatgtaataattaaaatgtttattttttggtcatagtaataaatgattatttaaaaattatttttatctacataatATACCTCTTCCTCACTGTCAGATGTTTCATCGTCATGGACGTTTGAGCGTTGGGAGGTACGACAAGCAACTGGACTTGGGACAGATTGACGAGCGCTATTTCTTTCACCcaaaaactgaaaaatatttaaaactttattaaataaaatagaataaatattaaatatataataataataacaataaaaatattaaataaaataaatgaaatatttatatatatttaacttagAATTGCTAGAATGACTTACCAAGTTTCCTGGCACACTCTTCATCTCTTTTATAGTGTTAACACATAATGAAACTACGTTCTTTACTTGTTGGTCTTGCCTTTCTAATAACGTTTTAAGTTCTTTAACGTAACTCTTGTTATCTAGAAAATTCATAGAGTTAAATAAGATTAAACATACGCAGGTGTACACAAGATAATTATTATAGAACAGTATAGTAATTATTTCAGTACAATACAAAacactaaatataattataatcaacAAATGGTATCACTAAGTATATATAAGCAGTTTATCATATTACATACTACAAAACTGTTTAGTGTACATTtatcaaaagatttaaaaacaaagtataaaGGCTTAAAGTAAAGACTTACCGGATATCCTGAGAATCTGTGCCTTCCGTATACCATTGCCATGTTTATTCCTGATGTTAACTACCTTTCCAACATGCACGTCACTACCGTCACTTATCAAGGAATTGGCGGAAACAATACCATAAGACGAAAAGACCGCTTCCTCCGTCCATTCTACAAGCAACCAAAGATGTTGAGACATATTAAAACTAACCTATATAATATGCACAAGTAATCACTAATAGATCGCAACTTCAACTGAACCAAAAAGGTACATACAGTTCGCAGGTAAAAATGGGCGCATCCCTAAACACCCCAAAGTAAATCTCAGCTGGGAATCTACCCcaaattgaagaaaaaaaattaacaatactATTCGGCATCGGTCATAAATGCTTCACAGAACTTCATGTTTGGATCTACTTTAACGTAAAACAttacgaaaaaattaaaagtaatcaGTAATAGAAACAACTTTCAATGCCTAAACTTTATTGAAATGCGCATAACTAAAGCAATTTTTATACGAGTCACACTGTTTCTATCCATTCTGTGACTAAtcttttagtaaatattgattgcaaaaactatttttttaagaaaacaaagtGGTCGCCGCAACAGATGTTATCGAAcatacagaaatataaaactatgaaAAGTAACTACTACAATCTACAATCCCATTTACGCATTTAATAAGTTCATATGATAATCATTTCATACGGCTGATATTACTCTAAGGAAcactgaattaaataatatgtgattaattttaaacacccaatcatttatttcatcatcagaatcatcaacctgcccttatccctatggaggatcggcacagtatgtactactcctccatacatctctatcagccgtcatatctgaatttacccccttcttacgcatatcctccaTCGTGAATGagtcacacaatccatccatccatttatttgtacgttttatttatgttgtgtaattaataaattggttTGTTGTTGCAATTACATAATATCTTAATAGGAAAGTTTAATCTATATCTTTGCCttgatttaaaagaaatttatgttGTTGCTTTTATTTATCGAATAAAACTGTAGCCATCCTTCATATTACCGTAACAATTACATCTATAGTACTTTCATACATACTTTAGttcagaaataacaaaaaaaagcaacaatttttgttctaataaaacacattGAAAATACCTAGTACCTGCTGCacgtttgtaaatttattcttaatcattttttaaattcgtggCACTGGACcagtaaaattatactattacttcgttaaaaataacattaaaccTGTTTCTTAACTGAAAATGCACTAGTTAGGTAAACGTACATGGCCCATAGccttgaatgttttatttgtttactggTACCGCGTGATACTATATTTAAGAACACTGGTAAAAGATTTGTAATTGCTGTAGTCTAGGAGCTAACTAATCCAGTGGAAGTGCTTATTTACTCCGTTaactttaatgatttttaaaatgtccaAAATGAGTAAGTTTGTTTTGATAAAGTTGGATTCCAATAGCATGCTAGGATTACGCGTAaaactttcataaaaaattcctttaaaatataaaattttacttattacttatttgatttatttaagctataattttatttaattctaataacaGCAagttagaaattattaaataaagtaatccGCACAACAAGTAAACGtcattaactaataaattatattacggTGCAGATTAACTAGGAAAGTTATTATTGAAATAGTTAATGACTTTCGGGGATTTGTTTAAACAATAGACAACAGGTATTTTGGTTCAGCGAAATCTATTGTAATGACCTCTAGTAATAACAAgtcttagtaatatttttattgccgACGCCCGGTGACAAACAATGGAGCTTAATTCCACCTTATTCTCGTCCCTACCGGGGAAGGTGATTTGTAGAAGTAGGTGGTATAACTAATTCAGTATTCTACAAGAGTTTGTCCATGTCACTTCTCGCCAATATTAGATCGGTTCTAATAAGATTTTCAGTGTAGCATTTTTGGTTAGAATAAACAGTGATCATGTCAACTGTaagtagttttaatatattttaactaatgtatataaataagtttttctgttcaaataaaataacttttaagtgAAAACATTCTttctttctaaaaataattacatgttattaaatagtccgttactttaatatttggtGGGATTTTGTAGTGAAACCTATACAACTGCGgaattacttatattttagttacttAAGTAGATATTgcaattcattaatattatgtgATCATAGATctgtatatatttcattaatgttCTCTGTTAAAGGTGAAAGTGTCTGAGAATGCCGCCACAAATATGCAGGATATGCAGGATGCCGCTGAAGCGCTTCTCTCTTTACGCGGAGAGATTGAGATTAGGGCGGAATCTTGTAAGAAACTCtactattaaatattgcttttatacataaaataaatattacaactcAAGGAAAGTCCCCATATCACACATTTGCAtaagtttagtttaatttataatctacaCGTATAAGCAGAAATCTACACGTGGCACAAGAAGCATTATagataataaacttttaatttcttgtttCAGCTAACAGTTCCACGTTGAGTGAAGGCGAAAGAAATGCAGTACAAACTCTAATACTAAGTGCGTTATTTATGCCAAAGAcggtaagtttgtttttaaattctttttaaagtaTGTTCATAGTAGTATGAGTAGTCTTGCtactttttatgaaataaaaaaaaaatcttctttttTCGTAAAGTTTAGCTTTTAGTTAAACTTTACGTTTACGTTTAgctttagtttagtttagtttagcgTAAAACGTCTTAATTATCCTATTAGTTTTTATACGAATTGGTTTATGCATGatgcaaaattttttttcgttaattttaattacttttcagGCCGAATCGAAAACATCGAATCGGAAGCAGAGTTCTCCGGAAACGCTCCCAAAGACGACTATCCCAAAAACTGAAACTTTGGTAAGTGCCTACATTATTGCTATTAATATCTTAGTGCTTTAACATTACTCAAAATGTACAGTAGATTGTTTCGAATAATAGTAAAGTAAACCTCATGTTCAGgctaatttttcatttcaggTATGCAAGTACTGCCGTGGTATAAACTACTATAAGAGTCGTGACCAACTTAACTCAACCCATCaaatgaatgttttaaaaaaattagaatcaCTCTGCAAAGAAAGCGGATCCCAAACCTATCAACAAGACCGACCTAAGGCAAAGGGTTGTGATGCAAGCACGCAGACTGGAGACTCAGCGCCTGAAGCAGATTCCACATTGGAAGACATGTCTGTTAAAATCACGCGTGTGAAACCTGAAAGAACCATTACGTCACCCTCAACTTCTAAATCTAGTTATAGAACACCTAAATCACCAAATACTAAAAGAAAGAGAGAACATGCAAATGAGATGGTAGCAACCGGAAGACAACAAACATCATACATGCGTAACAGCATTTCGAGTTATGTTGAAAGTGATTTCGTAAGTAAACGTTATAACTGGTAACTTCATTATTTGATAGGTAtaagaattttattgtaaattaagctatttttttcAGGAGTCTCCTAAAAAGAAATCTAAGAAAAACGTAACACCACATGGAATAAGATTATACAACAAAAAACCGTTGAAAATTAAGAACAAAAGTAATTTGAATAGCGATTTGGTAAGTAACGAATTATTAAccattgtaacaattaaaaaaaattaaagtgtgtTTCGATTGAGGTGATACTTGTATTATCGTTCTCATTGTCTTGGACATTGTTGAAAAACAAGTGTCACAGCACAGTAGTTTCACAGTTACTTTCAAACCTTCGAGTTtctaaatatcaatatttacaGGTTCCAATTGGTGATGGTCATGCCTTAATTCCAAACCGTTTACTAAAACACATGGATTGGACTTCTTACACGAATGCTACCAGAAAACTTTTGAGAGCAGTGTTTTCAAGAAGGTAATACAATTATAAGATTCACTCAACTGCCTTTTTCCTAATTTCTTACAgttattatatgtaataattttttcagtGTACTGGCAACACATTCTCTTACCGGGAAACCATCGCCGGCATTCCCGAACAAACCAGCaaagaaacaattaaatcCAATGCTTGTGAATGATATTGTTCAAACTGTTGTGGATAACTGTCGAGTTCCAGAGAGCGTTGTAAGGACCAGTATAACGACCAAATGCGCTGACGAAAGCAAAATGCTCCGCAGTCGTATGCGAAAAAATAAACGTGATTGTGATATAATAGATAGAGAAAATATTTCGCCGTCAGACAGCAAATCCGATGATTCTGACGATTCCTTCTATTCCGACTGATTTTGATTctcctaaaatattattggttGACTTAGTACGCAGATCCAAAATAAATGCtaggtaataaaaaacaaatgtttatttgaaacatatgGCAGCCCTCATCTATAAAAcgtttttctaaatatttactaatattcaTCTTTTTACAGGTATCATCACTGATTAAAGTACATGAATACACTAccatcaatttatatttattataactaatgACAGACATTTCCGAAAACAAGAGAATCAGATAAAGAGAATAACATACAGTAACAgtaaaatgtttctatttgtaaCGAAAAGTATTTTACCCAGTGCATAACTGAAAGGTTAAATTCTTCTGCCATATGCGCAGTATGATGGTTTTTAGCGCCCTTTCATTTTGCGGTGGCTGGAGTGTTATCTGTGATTTGATTTAAGTTCAATCAAATTTACCTtttcgtttaaattaataaaataaaacaacacattaatatttcttatagtATTTGTCTAAGGccatgttaattttaatgtaccaGAAATGTGTATCTAGTTTGattatgtaacattttgtaatttaattacctCAGTGCAATAAATGAGTgcaagatttattaatttattttcatttcattattcacaaaacaattttctcAATGCAATACAAACCCAATTGAAATCTCGTTTACATTTCGCAAAAAGGAAAAACCTATAACACACTCTTCAATATCGATCAATCAAAAGCTCAACTCACAAACGCATTGGAATGAAAGAATGTGTATACAGTATATCATTTTCTGTATATACAGTAATTGGTGATACTTTTCATTTAGTCATAGGTATATCGTGTACTTTATCGTCAGAttcgttataattttattataaacttacaAGACAAAAGTTAAgcgtttattatgtttatcgATGCaattttggtattttaaaataaatgcttcTTCATTTAAGTAacattactttgtaaaaaatttaaagcacCTTAACTGGGTTTTTAAAAGCTAGCTCTCAGACtatcttaaaaatagataaaagatTACTACCAAATTTTTGACGATTTTTAGCAACAGCAACACTATTTCAATTTGTTCAAAAGAGTGAATGATAGGTAAACTCACAATGACagatgacatatttatttagagtTAGAAGTCAATGGAGTTGGACGATGTGTGATCGTTAAACATAGGAAATTGtcaaaaatgaaatttgtttCGTGATTACAgtgttgaaattaattgttttgatGCGAATAATGCGATAGCAGTGTGTTGACAATCGTTATATCTAACACCGAATAATGTCAAACGACAACGATCTGTTGATATCGCTGCCGCGTTCTTATTTAAACGAATTTTACAGCAAATATCTTAATTTGGTTGAAACGTTTTACTATGTTACGCTGTCCGAGAATAAATCAGCGATCGCAAAAGAGAAACCGGaatatgtgttttttaatgttatgttcAATTTAAATCCTGTGGATGGCAATTTTAATCCTTACGAGCTTGTTGGCCGAATAcaagtaagtaataatttggatctcattattcttttaataaatatcagtgtgcatttttaattcgaaaagtcttaaataattttaaattgttcagtataattttattataccaatatgttttatttaacattaacccgtttttaaattgtttctaaactttattaaagattttaaaccaaattctcttttgtaagttttacattatgtttaattCCCGGTAGGCTTATGAATCAttaatcaaacaaatatttgaagaataaattattatatcaaattgaacttaaaaaaaagcttttatataattcatcatcatcatcatcttcctgACCTTGTGCCACTTACATAGAGTTGCCGCACCAGGTTTTtgtcctccaaatcaatctgtccgtcatcatctccattgtcacctcccttcttgatcatgtcacctttcacacaatccatccatcgtATTATGTATTTGCTTTTATCTATTCTGTACTCTTATTATAAACAGTGGCTAAATTAGTGTCTTATTTATAGTCTCAATGCTGAGGATTAATTTCCTTTGCAGTCTAACTAAACTATGTTACAgagatatttcattttaaacttaagtATTATCTTTCTCCTACTAAATCTATACTAAGAATGATCCTTAGTGATCATTTAACACCAGCAAAGTATATATTAGTAAAGTCAACTCGTCTATGGAATGTAGTTGAAAAATTAGATATAGAAGTGTTATGACCCATTTGCTTTGTggaaataatcttattatctCGTTGCGTTGCTAGCTTTCTACTTAGTGAAAAAGTTAATCTAAGATATCTTCTTTTTTAGTGCCATGTGTTTGGTctgaatacaatttaaaattttatgttccaGTATGTTATTGTTTGAATCCAATATTCTCAAACCTCACTTAAGCTGTTTTGCCAAACAGTTTAaggttagtaaaataaatgatgttaaaaggaaattaactcttaattaaattataatgaaagaaCTGTATGCAGTTGACTCTACTTTCGCGGATcttcgcgtggaattaaagAGAGTAGGGTTGTTAACTTTTCCGGATCTAACGGCGGATGCAACGAAACGGCGAAACAGAGGTCAGCGTTGCGCGTTTGTTTGGGGGCCGCTCGGTGCAGTGGGCGCGCAACCCGGATCTGGTCGCCCCGCTCTCCCCTTCACTGTATCGCCGTGCGTTGTGTGCGTACGACGTACGTGCGAGAGGAGGCTCTCGGTGTCGC contains the following coding sequences:
- the LOC106720911 gene encoding protein insensitive-like, whose product is MVATGRQQTSYMRNSISSYVESDFESPKKKSKKNVTPHGIRLYNKKPLKIKNKSNLNSDLVPIGDGHALIPNRLLKHMDWTSYTNATRKLLRAVFSRSVLATHSLTGKPSPAFPNKPAKKQLNPMLVNDIVQTVVDNCRVPESVVRTSITTKCADESKMLRSRMRKNKRDCDIIDRENISPSDSKSDDSDDSFYSD
- the LOC106721024 gene encoding uncharacterized protein LOC106721024 produces the protein MSQHLWLLVEWTEEAVFSSYGIVSANSLISDGSDVHVGKVVNIRNKHGNGIRKAQILRISDNKSYVKELKTLLERQDQQVKNVVSLCVNTIKEMKSVPGNLFLGERNSARQSVPSPVACRTSQRSNVHDDETSDSEEESNVHSFNGSTNKQNHQYSNVAESSLALYKNLTFHHNKNNPLPLTSTPLAEPVLGKKIKIKENCDKSTQTELNEKLPTLSAIEDVEVVVHRLYKQFTTLISNLPLNDAVSMMSETSDWERTLSNNQSVANECSNLKEEWLSQNMNTTIREADPSEAVGIRVRRASAHTTNNGEPVPNNTDMVPIGNGSVLVPHKLLEDLDWSSYTSVTRQLLQAVFPRRVLATHSLSGKQSPAFANKPPKKRLDPKLVDDIVDTVSLRCGVDKRLVRSCITTKCTDEAKLYRNRQHFKHLRQMNHHQENALLSSESSNAS